The Glycine max cultivar Williams 82 chromosome 12, Glycine_max_v4.0, whole genome shotgun sequence genome window below encodes:
- the LOC100812737 gene encoding SNF2 domain-containing protein CLASSY 3, with product MGQKKKKVHDHEPVSLKRVRVSERGFDCSGGHAGDPIVIGDSGDDVSEAEEGLRHTEKRFLVEKEWKSEEGKRCSVFVDKVDNFGNDDYACVPENRVILPDDSYGDNQSEKEHCADKSGSDDSFLCLTESEDGATSDEDFQVDYDENDCCSSSEDSDSSSYDDDERGGYSKTVKERVRKVEGETESSGVCKRKGGRKDNEEGEQWIGADCASATSSKSEIYKQEARNAAQKHESKRVKSANVDAEVFGDHWKSSGCSMPSEAEALEHRKKRDTGHQSASLQKKTEYSTMIKKNLDDHEGKKHHHVKGDSAKVVTKKDRKGRKHKYGFNSNKCEKVRVVDDETGDKDELHELEEKDDDFGQGQTKPLASRETIPLDWNFMKKEPIENLEFEKELDILWGEMDMLLRGEEIGSQVDNIGTNEARENEENSASQCKHDTIFNEEIGIYCRWCGWIATEIKYITPPFVDSERCCRRVSSGGGNTSQFDGDLFNDPGDDSEAVWSHNEGTVWDLIPDIKQSLYPHQQEGFEFIWTNLAGTTDLAKLKRVDPCSEGGCIVSHAPGTGKTRLTMVFLQTYLQSFPKCLPIIIAPANILLTWEDELRKWNIGIPFHNLNNSELSGKEKLINEVDWSGNQKQNKDAIRMVKLCSWYKEKSILLISYNLYEKLAGSTAEGDGKKEKKNNKMKKKKKRARPREYIESGMGKVLRDYPGLLVLDEGHTPRNQNSYIWKVLSESRTKKRILLSGTPFQNNFLELYNILCLMKPSFPDSIPQELKKFCQSRQMQERKDVSWDWEPVSSGNTADEKIKLLKLLMNPFVHVHKGSILQKNLPGLRDCVLVLKPDILQQETLESIEYSQSALNFEHKLALVSVHPSLFLNCSLSKKEESVVDKGKLEKLRLNPYGGVKTKFLFEFIRLCDAVNEKVLIFSQFIDTLCLIKDQLESAFNWSVGTEVLYMYGKLDHKQKQSLIRSFNDSNSQAKVLLASIKASSEGINLIGASRVVLLDVVWNPSVERQAICRAYRLGQKRVVFTYHLLAQGTPECTKYCKQAEKNRLSELVFSNRNAESHKLKSSGVMLEDIEDRVLDLMVQHKKLKDMFGECLVQPKERYLETLGP from the exons ATGGgccagaagaagaaaaaggtgcaTGACCATGAACCTGTGTCTTTGAAGCGTGTAAGGGTATCTGAACGAGGTTTTGATTGTTCGGGAGGGCATGCTGGTGACCCTATTGTAATCGGTGACAGTGGTGATGATGTCAGTGAGGCTGAAGAGGGGTTGAGGCATACTGAGAAGAGGTTTCTGGTAGAAAAGGAATGGAAGAGCGAGGAGGGTAAAAGGTGTTCTGTATTTGTTGATAAAGTTGATAACTTTGGCAATGATGACTATGCTTGCGTACCTGAAAACCGGGTAATTTTGCCGGATGATTCATATGGGGATAATCAGAGTGAGAAGGAACATTGCGCGGATAAAAGTGGTTCAGATGattcttttttgtgtttaaCGGAGAGTGAGGATGGCGCCACCAGTGATGAAGATTTTCAGGTTGATTATGATGAGAATGATTGCTGCTCGAGCAGTGAGGACAGTGATTCTTCTtcttatgatgatgatgagagaGGGGGATACAGCAAGACGGTGAAGGAGAGGGTGAGAAAGGTGGAGGGTGAAACTGAAAGTAGTGGAGTTTGCAAAAGAAAAGGTGGAAGGAAAGATAATGAAGAGGGGGAGCAATGGATTGGTGCTGACTGTGCTAGTGCAACCTCTAGTAAATCTGAGATTTATAAGCAGGAAGCAAGGAATGCAGCACAGAAACATGAATCAAAGAGAGTCAAAAGTGCCAATGTTGATGCAGAAgtctttggtgatcactggaaaagTTCAGGTTGCTCTATGccttctgaagctgaagcactagagcataggaagaaaagagatacaggtcATCAAAGTGCGTCATTGCAGAAAAAAACAGAATATTCAACTATGATCAAGAAGAATCTTGATGACCATGAAGGAAAAAAGCATCATCACGTCAAaggagattcagctaaagttgtgacAAAAAAAGACAGGaagggaagaaagcataaatatgggtttaataGCAATAAATGTGAGAAGGTacgggtggtggatgatgaaactggtgACAAAGATGAGCTgcatgaa TTGGAAGAAAAGGATGATGATTTTGGTCAGGGTCAGACTAAGCCATTAGCTTCTAGGGAAACAATCCCTTTGGATTGGAACTTTATGAAGAAAGAACCTATTGAAAAtttggagtttgagaaggaGTTAGATATCTTGTGGGGTGAAATGGATATGTTGCTTCGAGGTGAAGAAATTGGGTCTCAG GTTGATAATATTGGAACAAATGAAgcaagagaaaatgaagaaaattcaGCGTCGCAGTGCAAGCATGATACTATTTTTAATGAGGAAATTGGGATATACTGCAGATGGTGTGGTTGGATTGCCACTGAAATCAAATATATCACTCCACCATTT GTGGATTCTGAAAGATGTTGCAGAAGGGTGTCATCTGGTGGAGGGAACACCTCACAGTTTGATGGGGATCTGTTTAATGATCCTGGTGATGACTCAGAGGCAGTTTGGTCTCACAATGAAGGCACAGTTTGGGACCTTATTCCTGACATAAAACAAAGCTTGTATCCTCATCAACAAGAAGGGTTTGAGtttatttggacaaatttggCAGGAACCACTGACCTTGCCAAATTGAAGAGGGTTGACCCATGTAGTGAAGGTGGGTGCATTGTTTCTCATGCTCCTGGAACAGGAAAGACAAGGTTGACCATGGTTTTTCTTCAGACATATTTGCAATCGTTTCCAAAGTGTCTACCTATTATCATTGCTCCTGCCAACATATTGCTTACATGGGAAGATGAGTTAAGGAAGTGGAACATAGGAATTCCATTCCATAACTTGAACAATTCTGAATTATCGGGAAAAGAGAAACTCATTAATGAAGTTGACTGGTCTGGCAATCAAAAGCAGAATAAGGATGCCATACGTATGGTGAAGTTGTGTTCATGGTACAAAGAGAAGAGCATTCTATTAATCAGCTACAATTTGTATGAGAAGTTAGCAGGATCCACGGCTGAAGGTGAtgggaaaaaagagaagaaaaataataagatgaaaaaaaagaagaaacgtGCAAGGCCAAGGGAGTACATTGAAAGTGGAATGGGAAAGGTTCTGCGTGACTATCCTGGTTTGCTAGTACTTGATGAAGGGCACACTCCTCGGAATCAGAATAGTTATATTTGGAAGGTTCTTTCTGAAAGTAGAACTAAGAAGCGAATCCTTCTTTCGGGGACACCTTTCCAAAACAATTTTTTGGAACTTTACAATATTTTGTGCTTAATGAAACCATCCTTTCCTGACAGCATACCACAAGAACTCAAGAAGTTTTGCCAAAGTAGACAAATGCAGGAAAGGAAAGATGTGAGCTGGGATTGGGAACCTGTTTCGTCTGGAAATACAGCTGATGAGAAAATAAAACTGCTAAAATTGCTGATGAATCCCTTTGTTCATGTTCACAAAGGTAGCATTCTTCAAAAGAACCTTCCTGGGTTGAGAGATTGTGTGCTGGTTTTGAAGCCAGACATTTTGCAGCAAGAAACTCTAGAGAGCATTGAATATTCTCAAAGTGCACTGAACTTTGAACACAAGTTGGCCTTGGTCTCTGTCCATCCATCCCTTTTCCTCAACTGCTCTCtgtcaaaaaaagaagaatctgtTGTTGACAAGGGTAAGTTGGAAAAGCTTAGATTGAACCCTTATGGAGGGGTCAAAACCAAATTTCTGTTTGAGTTTATAAGACTATGTGATGCAGTTAATGAGAAAGTCCTCATTTTCAGCCAATTCATTGATACCTTATGCTTAATTAAGGACCAACTTGAGTCAGCCTTCAATTGGTCTGTGGGGACAGAAGTGCTGTATATGTATGGAAAGCTTGACCATAAGCAAAAACAGTCCCTCATTCGTAGTTTCAATGATTCAAATAGCCAAGCAAAGGTGCTGCTTGCTTCTATAAAAGCATCTTCTGAAGGCATTAACTTAATTGGAGCTTCAAGGGTTGTGCTTCTTGATGTTGTTTGGAATCCCTCAGTGGAAAGGCAAGCTATTTGTCGAGCATATAGACTTGGACAAAAGAGGGTTGTTTTCACATATCATCTTCTTGCACAGGGCACCCCTGAATGCACAAAATATTGTAAACAAGCAGAAAAGAACCGGTTATCTGAACTTGTTTTCTCAAATAGAAATGCTGAAAGTCATAAGCTCAAGAGTAGTGGAGTAATGCTTGAGGATATTGAGGATAGAGTTCTTGATCTCATGGTTCAGCATAAAAAACTCAAGGATATGTTTGGTGAATGTCTGGTTCAACCAAAGGAGAGATATTTGGAGACTTTGGGCCCTTGA
- the LOC100786497 gene encoding NADPH-dependent aldo-keto reductase, chloroplastic: MRSNHVRLNCGITMPLIGLGTYSFPNYRKTTELAVHNALEMGYRHFDTAKIYGSEPALGKALNEAICEEEVEREDIFLTSKLWGSDHHNPVSALKQTLENLGMEYLDMYLVHWPVKLKPWVNYPVPNEDDFEKLDLETTWAGMEKCLEMGLCRCIGVSNFSSKKIECLLDYASTPPAVNQVEMHPMWRQGRLRKTCGDHKIHVSAYSPLGGPGNAWGSTAVVNHPIIRSIAFKHKATPAQVALKWGLSKGSSVIVKSFNQERMKENIGSFDLKLDNEDILEIEKLEEMKIMRGEFHVNETTSPYRTIQELWDDEI; the protein is encoded by the exons ATGAGGAGCAATCATGTGCGTTTGAACTGCGGCATTACAATGCCTCTTATTGGATTAGGCACTTATTCCTTCCCAAATTATAGGAAGACAACAGAACTTGCCGTCCACAATGCCcttgag ATGGGTTATAGGCATTTTGACACAGCAAAAATATATGGTTCTGAGCCAGCACTGGGCAAAGCTTTAAATGAAGCAATCTGCGAGGAAGAAGTAGAGAGAGAAGACATTTTCTTAACATCCAAACTGTGGGGGAGTGATCACCATAATCCTGTTTCTGCATTGAAACAGACTCTTGA GAATCTGGGCATGGAGTACCTAGACATGTACCTAGTTCATTGGCCTGTCAAGTTGAAGCCATGGGTTAACTACCCTGTACCTAATGAAGATGACTTTGAAAAGTTGGACCTTGAGACCACATGGGCAGGGATGGAGAAATGCCTAGAAATGGGGTTGTGTAGGTGCATTGGGGTTAGCAATTTCTCTAGCAAGAAGATTGAGTGCCTATTGGATTATGCTTCTACACCTCCAGCTGTAAATCAG GTGGAAATGCATCCCATGTGGAGGCAAGGAAGGCTGAGAAAGACATGTGGGGACCACAAAATCCATGTAAGTGCTTATTCACCACTTGGTGGGCCAGGGAATGCATGGGGATCTACAGCTGTGGTTAATCACCCTATAATCAGATCGATTGCCTTCAAACACAAAGCAACTCCAGCACAG GTTGCATTGAAATGGGGACTATCAAAGGGCTCTAGTGTGATTGTGAAAAGCTTCAATCAAGAAAGAATGAAGGAAAATATAGGATCGTTTGATCTGAAATTGGATAACGAAGATATATTGGAGATTGAGAAATTGGAGGAAATGAAGATTATGAGGGGAGAATTTCACGTTAATGAAACCACAAGTCCCTACAGAACAATCCAAGAACTTTGGGATGATGAAATTTGA
- the LOC100813275 gene encoding MDIS1-interacting receptor like kinase 2 has protein sequence MNNHTCYACFAIPATLLLVLMVLFQGTVAQTQAQTLLRWKQSLPHQSILDSWIINSTATTLSPCSWRGITCDSKGTVTIINLAYTGLAGTLLNLNLSVFPNLLRLDLKENNLTGHIPQNIGVLSKLQFLDLSTNFLNGTLPLSIANLTQVFELDLSRNNITGTLDPRLFPDGSDRPQSGLIGIRNLLFQDTLLGGRIPNEIGNIRNLTLLALDGNNFFGPIPSSLGNCTHLSILRMSENQLSGPIPPSIAKLTNLTDVRLFKNYLNGTVPQEFGNFSSLIVLHLAENNFVGELPPQVCKSGKLVNFSAAYNSFTGPIPISLRNCPALYRVRLEYNQLTGYADQDFGVYPNLTYMDLSYNRVEGDLSTNWGACKNLQVLNMAGNEISGYIPGEIFQLDQLHKLDLSSNQISGDIPSQIGNSFNLYELNLSDNKLSGIIPAEIGNLSNLHSLDLSMNKLLGPIPNQIGDISDLQNLNLSNNDLNGTIPYQIGNLRDLQYFLDLSYNSLSGEIPTDLGKLSNLISLNMSHNNLSGSIPHSLSEMFSLSTINLSYNNLEGMVPKSGIFNSSYPLDLSNNKDLCGQIRGLKPCNLTNPNGGSSERNKVVIPIVASLGGALFISLGLLGIVFFCFKRKSRAPRQISSFKSPNPFSIWYFNGKVVYRDIIEATKNFDNKYCIGEGALGIVYKAEMSGGQVFAVKKLKCDSNNLNIESIKSFENEIEAMTKTRHRNIIKLYGFCCEGMHTFLIYEYMNRGNLADMLRDDKDALELDWHKRIHIIKGVTSALSYMHHDCAPPLIHRDVSSKNILLSSNLQAHVSDFGTARFLKPDSAIWTSFAGTYGYAAPELAYTMEVTEKCDVFSFGVLALEVLTGKHPGDLVSSIQTCTEQKVNLKEILDPRLSPPAKNHILKEVDLIANVALSCLKTNPQSRPTMQSIAQLLEMEIADII, from the exons ATGAACAATCATACATGTTATGCCTGCTTTGCTATTCCAGCTACGTTGCTGCTCGTTTTGATGGTTCTTTTTCAAGGAACTGTTGCCCAAACACAAGCTCAGACACTTCTCAGGTGGAAACAAAGTCTCCCTCACCAATCCATTTTGGACTCATGGATCATCAACTCCACTGCAACAACTCTAAGTCCATGTTCATGGCGAGGTATTACCTGTGATTCTAAAGGCACAGTGACAATTATAAACTTGGCTTACACTGGACTTGCAGGTACCCTTCTAAACTTGAACCTGTCTGTTTTCCCTAACCTTCTCCGTCTTGATCTCAAAGAAAACAATCTCACTGGCCACATACCACAAAACATTGGGGTGCTCTCAAAGCTCCAATTCCTTGATCTTTCCACCAACTTTCTCAATGGCACTCTGCCTCTTTCCATTGCCAATCTGACTCAAGTTTTTGAGCTTGATCTTTCAAGAAATAATATAACAGGGACATTAGATCCTCGGTTATTTCCTGATGGATCTGATAGGCCCCAAAGTGGCCtcattggtatcagaaatcTCCTCTTCCAGGACACCCTGCTAGGTGGTAGAATTCCAAATGAAATAGGGAACATAAGAAACTTGACTCTGCTAGCTCTAGATGGAAACAACTTCTTTGGGCCTATTCCTTCATCTCTAGGCAACTGCACACATTTAAGCATTCTTAGAATGTCTGAAAACCAACTCTCAGGCCCAATACCCCCAAGTATTGCTAAATTAACCAATCTAACCGATGTGCGGCTTTTCAAAAACTACTTAAATGGTACGGTGCCACAAGAATTTGGAAACTTTTCTTCCTTGATTGTGCTGCATCTTGCAGAGAACAACTTTGTTGGTGAATTGCCACCACAAGTGTGCAAAAGTGGCAAACTTGTAAATTTTAGTGCAGCCTACAATAGTTTCACTGGCCCAATTCCAATAAGCCTTAGAAACTGCCCAGCCTTGTACAGAGTTCGACTTGAATACAACCAGTTGACAGGTTATGCAGATCAAGATTTTGGAGTGTATCCAAACCTCACTTACATGGACTTGAGCTATAACAGGGTGGAAGGTGACCTCTCTACAAATTGGGGTGCCTGCAAAAACTTGCAAGTTCTCAACATGGCAGGGAATGAAATAAGTGGTTACATTCCAGGTGAGATTTTTCAGTTGGACCAACTGCATAAGCTTGACCTATCGTCCAACCAAATATCAGGAGACATTCCTTCACAGATAGGAAATTCCTTCAACTTGTATGAATTAAATTTAAGCGACAACAAACTCTCTGGAATTATACCAGCAGAAATTGGAAACCTTTCCAATTTGCACTCCTTAGACTTGTCCATGAACAAGCTGTTAGGACCAATTCCAAATCAGATAGGGGACATCTCGGACTTGCAGAATTTAAATCTGAGCAACAATGACTTGAATGGCACAATTCCCTACCAAATTGGAAACCTTCGTGATTTACAATACTTTTTGGACTTGAGTTACAATTCACTTTCAGGAGAAATACCTACTGATCTTGGAAAGCTTTCAAATTTGATAAGCTTGAATATGTCTCACAACAATCTGTCAGGTTCTATCCCTCACTCCCTTAGTGAAATGTTTAGTTTGTCAACTATCAACCTCTCCTACAATAATTTGGAGGGTATGGTTCCTAAAAGTGGCATATTCAACTCTTCTTATCCCTTGGATTTGAGCAACAACAAAGATCTATGTGGGCAAATTCGGGGCTTGAAACCTTGTAATCTCACTAATCCTAATGGTGGATCCAGTGAACGAAACAAGGTTGTGATCCCTATTGTTGCTTCCTTGGGAGGtgctctttttatttctttgggGTTACTTGGGattgttttcttttgcttcAAGAGAAAATCAAGAGCTCCAAGGCAAATAAGTTCATTCAAAAGTCCgaatccattttcaatttggtaCTTCAATGGGAAAGTTGTGTATAGAGACATAATTGAAGCTACCAAGAACTTTGACAACAAGTATTGCATTGGGGAAGGAGCACTGGGAATAGTTTATAAAGCGGAGATGTCAGGAGGTCAAGTATTTGCTGTAAAAAAGTTGAAGTGTGATTCAAACAACTTAAACATTGAGAGTATAAAATCCTTTGAGAATGAGATAGAAGCCATGACAAAAACACGCCATCGAAACATTATCAAGCTTTACGGATTTTGCTGTGAAGGGATGcacacatttttaatttatgagtaTATGAATAGAGGGAATTTAGCTGACATGCTGAGAGACGACAAAGATGCATTAGAGCTGGATTGGCACAAGAGAATTCATATTATCAAAGGTGTAACGAGCGCTTTGTCCTATATGCATCATGATTGTGCTCCACCTTTAATTCACAGAGACGTATCAAGCAAGAACATTTTGCTGTCCTCCAATCTTCAAGCCCATGTCTCGGATTTTGGAACTGCAAGATTTCTAAAGCCTGATTCGGCTATTTGGACATCATTTGCCGGCACATATGGCTATGCTGCTCCAG AACTTGCTTACACAATGGAAGTGACTGAGAAATGTGACGTGTTCAGCTTTGGCGTTTTGGCCTTAGAGGTTCTTACGGGAAAGCACCCTGGTGACCTTGTTTCATCCATTCAAACTTGTACTGAACAAAAAGTAAACTTGAAGGAGATTTTAGACCCTCGCCTCTCGCCTCCTGCCAAGAACCATATTTTGAAGGAAGTGGATTTGATTGCCAACGTAGCTCTTTCATGTTTAAAGACAAACCCTCAATCTCGACCAACTATGCAAAGCATAGCTCAACTGCTTGAAATGGAGATTGCAGACATCatataa
- the LOC100527596 gene encoding uncharacterized protein, translated as MGSKSSRWSVTWVVLFICLLLCFSAKAIATRNLAGYADEKGPSRRLLGRSPCKRGRMTSEVVQGDRKQQREDSPRCNNYL; from the exons ATGGGTTCTAAGAGTAGTAGGTGGTCGGTTACTTGGgtggttctttttatttgtttgctgTTATGTTTTTCTGCCAAAGCAATAGCAACAAGAAACCTTGCTGGTTATGCAG ATGAAAAGGGTCCGAGTAGGAGACTCCTTGGCCGTTCTCCATGCAAGAGGGGAAGAATGACTTCTGAAGTGGTTCAAGGAGACAGGAAGCAGCAAAGGGAGGACAGTCCACGTTGCAACAATTATCTGTGA